The Euphorbia lathyris chromosome 8, ddEupLath1.1, whole genome shotgun sequence genome has a window encoding:
- the LOC136202382 gene encoding mediator of RNA polymerase II transcription subunit 15a-like isoform X1 has product MDTNNRRPSAAQSADPSAEAGDDWRTQLSPNSRRSFVIYLMKSLNRRFPFSGQEGQEELKKIALQFEEKICSDAMSPFDYLEKVVLTRIILDSTLQNTFPNSLPPNPSSNHNWPPDSGASHNMQPRNPTTQNISEVLQSSEVNSMGQGVPSNINNPQRRIPGRQQVALQQLKQQAHNFLQYLYQKLSDQKFVRQEAIYQQKVIMMQQLLAPQPNATNMQQSQLSRQQNQHTDLSSLSGFSTSQLNMMNWLQMLQQELIKQEMLQQQLIKQFNQQAKLEHSHQLNEPEMQQMLPQQQEHMVHSQQLNQHQMSQQQQFNRQAKQRVPAQMVHSQQLNQPEKQQQMTKQQMLQEQQEQMVHSQQLNQHQMQQQQMKQKMSQRQQFIWQEKQQLPRQMQPQMVHSQQLNRSEKQQQSMKQQMLQEQQEHMARSQRLNQHEKQQQQRKQQMSQRQQFNRQEKQQLPRQMQPQMVHSQQLNRSEKQQQLTKQQMLQEQQEQMVHSQQLNQPEKQQMLQQQQLRAQMQAHQMPQVHERDDVDEPDVFQRHISRGQHALYTHQQMKSGASFPISSPQSLQAASPHLSEHSSPKVDQQNPLSFFSTETPSRSGIANSLFHVLSPSTSLAPSPMPGDSEIKLYELFPPSNAKPD; this is encoded by the exons ATGGATACCAATAATCGGAGACCTAGTGCTGCCCAAAGTGCTGATCCTTCTGCGGAGGCAGGAGATGATTGGAGAACTCAGTTGTCACCTAATTCACGCCGAAGTTTTGTCATTTACTT AATGAAGAGTCTGAACAGACGTTTTCCATTTTCTGGCCAAGAGGGTCAAGAAGAGTTGAAGAAAATCGCTCTGCAATTTGAGGAAAAGATTTGTAGTGATGCCATGAGCCCG TTTGATTATCTGGAGAAAGTAGTGTTGACGAGGATTATCTTGGACTCTACGCTTCAAAATACATTTCCCAATTCTTTGCCACCCAACCCATCTAGCAACCACAATTGGCCCCCTGATTCTGGAG CATCTCATAATATGCAGCCACGGAATCCTACTACGCAGAATATTTCTGAAGTTCTACAGAGCTCAGAAGTGAATTCAATGGGACAGGGGGTGCCTTCCAATATAAACAATCCTCAAAGACGAATTCCAGGAAGGCAACAGGTTGCTCTACAACAGCTGAAACAACAAGCACATAATTTTCTGCAATATCTGTATCAAAAACTTTCAGACCAGAAGTTTGTTCGTCAAGAGGCCATTTATCAACAGAAAGTAATAATGATGCAGCAGCTACTGGCCCCACAACCAAATGCTACAAATATGCAGCAAAGTCAGTTATCTCGACAACAGAACCAACATACTGATCTATCTTCTTTATCTGGTTTTTCAACATCACAGCTGAACATGATGAATTGGCTTCAGATGTTGCAACAAGAGTTAATAAAGCAGGAGATGTTGCAACAACAGTTAATAAAGCAGTTCAACCAGCAAGCAAAGCTGGAGCATTCTCATCAGCTCAATGAGCCAGAGATGCAGCAGATGTTGCCACAACAGCAAGAACATATGGTGCATTCTCAACAGCTCAACCAGCACCAGATGTCGCAACAACAGCAGTTCAACCGGCAAGCAAAGCAGCGAGTACCTGCACAGATGGTGCATTCTCAACAGCTCAATCAGCCTGAGAAGCAGCAACAGATGACGAAGCAGCAGATGTTGCAGGAACAGCAAGAACAGATGGTGCATTCTCAACAGCTCAATCAGCACCAGATGCAGCAACAACAAATGAAGCAGAAGATGTCGCAACGACAGCAGTTCATCTGGCAAGAAAAGCAGCAGTTACCTAGACAGATGCAGCCACAGATGGTGCATTCTCAACAGCTGAATCGGTCCGAGAAGCAGCAGCAGTCGATGAAGCAGCAGATGTTGCAGGAACAGCAAGAACATATGGCGCGTTCTCAACGGCTCAATCAGCACGAGAAGCAGCAACAGCAAAGGAAGCAGCAGATGTCGCAACGACAGCAGTTCAACCGGCAAGAAAAGCAGCAGTTACCTAGACAGATGCAGCCACAGATGGTGCATTCTCAACAGCTGAATCGGTCCGAGAAGCAGCAACAGTTGACGAAGCAGCAGATGCTGCAGGAACAGCAAGAACAGATGGTGCATTCTCAACAGCTCAATCAGCCCGAGAAGCAGCAGATGTTGCAACAACAGCAGTTACGTGCACAGATGCAGGCACATCAAATGCCACAGGTGCATGAGAGGGATGATGTCGATGAGCCAGATGTCTTTCAGCGACATATCTCAAGGGGTCAGCACGCTCTTTACACCCATCAACAGATGAAATCAGGAGCATCCTTTCCTATATCTTCACCTCAATCGCTTCAGGCTGCCTCTCCACATTTGTCTGAACACTCTTCTCCAAAGGTTGATCAACAAAATCCACTATCGTTTTTCAGCACCGAAACTCCATCCCGATCTGGAATTGCAAACTCTCTTTTCCATGTCCTATCTCCCTCAACTTCGTTAGCTCCATCCCCCATGCCAGGAGATTCTGAGATAAAATTATATGAGCTTTTCCCACCTTCTAATGCTAAACCAGATTAA
- the LOC136202382 gene encoding uncharacterized protein isoform X2: protein MKFERLNLEQKASHNMQPRNPTTQNISEVLQSSEVNSMGQGVPSNINNPQRRIPGRQQVALQQLKQQAHNFLQYLYQKLSDQKFVRQEAIYQQKVIMMQQLLAPQPNATNMQQSQLSRQQNQHTDLSSLSGFSTSQLNMMNWLQMLQQELIKQEMLQQQLIKQFNQQAKLEHSHQLNEPEMQQMLPQQQEHMVHSQQLNQHQMSQQQQFNRQAKQRVPAQMVHSQQLNQPEKQQQMTKQQMLQEQQEQMVHSQQLNQHQMQQQQMKQKMSQRQQFIWQEKQQLPRQMQPQMVHSQQLNRSEKQQQSMKQQMLQEQQEHMARSQRLNQHEKQQQQRKQQMSQRQQFNRQEKQQLPRQMQPQMVHSQQLNRSEKQQQLTKQQMLQEQQEQMVHSQQLNQPEKQQMLQQQQLRAQMQAHQMPQVHERDDVDEPDVFQRHISRGQHALYTHQQMKSGASFPISSPQSLQAASPHLSEHSSPKVDQQNPLSFFSTETPSRSGIANSLFHVLSPSTSLAPSPMPGDSEIKLYELFPPSNAKPD, encoded by the exons ATGAAATTTGAAAGATTAAATCTTGAGCAGAAAG CATCTCATAATATGCAGCCACGGAATCCTACTACGCAGAATATTTCTGAAGTTCTACAGAGCTCAGAAGTGAATTCAATGGGACAGGGGGTGCCTTCCAATATAAACAATCCTCAAAGACGAATTCCAGGAAGGCAACAGGTTGCTCTACAACAGCTGAAACAACAAGCACATAATTTTCTGCAATATCTGTATCAAAAACTTTCAGACCAGAAGTTTGTTCGTCAAGAGGCCATTTATCAACAGAAAGTAATAATGATGCAGCAGCTACTGGCCCCACAACCAAATGCTACAAATATGCAGCAAAGTCAGTTATCTCGACAACAGAACCAACATACTGATCTATCTTCTTTATCTGGTTTTTCAACATCACAGCTGAACATGATGAATTGGCTTCAGATGTTGCAACAAGAGTTAATAAAGCAGGAGATGTTGCAACAACAGTTAATAAAGCAGTTCAACCAGCAAGCAAAGCTGGAGCATTCTCATCAGCTCAATGAGCCAGAGATGCAGCAGATGTTGCCACAACAGCAAGAACATATGGTGCATTCTCAACAGCTCAACCAGCACCAGATGTCGCAACAACAGCAGTTCAACCGGCAAGCAAAGCAGCGAGTACCTGCACAGATGGTGCATTCTCAACAGCTCAATCAGCCTGAGAAGCAGCAACAGATGACGAAGCAGCAGATGTTGCAGGAACAGCAAGAACAGATGGTGCATTCTCAACAGCTCAATCAGCACCAGATGCAGCAACAACAAATGAAGCAGAAGATGTCGCAACGACAGCAGTTCATCTGGCAAGAAAAGCAGCAGTTACCTAGACAGATGCAGCCACAGATGGTGCATTCTCAACAGCTGAATCGGTCCGAGAAGCAGCAGCAGTCGATGAAGCAGCAGATGTTGCAGGAACAGCAAGAACATATGGCGCGTTCTCAACGGCTCAATCAGCACGAGAAGCAGCAACAGCAAAGGAAGCAGCAGATGTCGCAACGACAGCAGTTCAACCGGCAAGAAAAGCAGCAGTTACCTAGACAGATGCAGCCACAGATGGTGCATTCTCAACAGCTGAATCGGTCCGAGAAGCAGCAACAGTTGACGAAGCAGCAGATGCTGCAGGAACAGCAAGAACAGATGGTGCATTCTCAACAGCTCAATCAGCCCGAGAAGCAGCAGATGTTGCAACAACAGCAGTTACGTGCACAGATGCAGGCACATCAAATGCCACAGGTGCATGAGAGGGATGATGTCGATGAGCCAGATGTCTTTCAGCGACATATCTCAAGGGGTCAGCACGCTCTTTACACCCATCAACAGATGAAATCAGGAGCATCCTTTCCTATATCTTCACCTCAATCGCTTCAGGCTGCCTCTCCACATTTGTCTGAACACTCTTCTCCAAAGGTTGATCAACAAAATCCACTATCGTTTTTCAGCACCGAAACTCCATCCCGATCTGGAATTGCAAACTCTCTTTTCCATGTCCTATCTCCCTCAACTTCGTTAGCTCCATCCCCCATGCCAGGAGATTCTGAGATAAAATTATATGAGCTTTTCCCACCTTCTAATGCTAAACCAGATTAA